Sequence from the Hamadaea flava genome:
AGCGCGGCGTCCCCAGCTGTCCAGCTGCTTCCTCCTCGACTCCCCCAAGGACGAGCTGGACTCGATCTACGAGCGCTACACGCAGGCCGCCCGCCTCTCCAAGTACGCCGGCGGCATCGGCATCTCGTGGAGCCGCATCCGCTCCCGGGGTTCGCTGATCCGGGGCACGAACGGGCTGTCCAACGGCATCGTGCCGTGGCTGCGTACCTTCGACTCCAGTGTGGCCGCGGTGAACCAGGGCGGCCGCCGCAAGGGCGCCGCCTGCGTCTACCTGGAGCCGTGGCACGCCGACGTCGAGGACTTCCTCCAGCTGCGTGACTCGACCGGCGACGAGAACCGGCGTACGCACAACCTCCACCTCGCCAACTGGATCCCGGACGAGTTCATGCGCCGGGTCGAGGCCGACCAGCCGTGGTCGCTGTTCGACCCGAAGGTGGTGCCGCACCTGGTCGACCTGTGGGGCGGGGACTTCGACGTCGCGTACCGGAAGGCGGAGGCCGAGGGGCTGGCGACCAAGCAGGTCAGCGCCCGCGAGTTGTACGGCCGCATGATGCGTACCCTCGCCCAGACCGGCAACGGCTGGATGACCTTCAAGGACCAGGCCAACCGGACCAGCAACCAGACGGCCGTCCCGGAGAACGTCGTCCACCTGTCGAACCTGTGCACCGAGATCCTCGAGGTGACCTCGGACGGCGAGACGGCGGTGTGCAACCTCGGCTCGCTCAACCTGGCGGCGCACGTGCGGTTCGACGAAGCCGGCGGGGAGTTCGACTTCGCCGCCCTCAGCGAGTCGGTACGGATCGCGGTGACCGTGCTCGACCGCACGATCGACCTCTCCTACTACCCGACCGCCGAGGCGGCCAAGGCGAACCTGCGCTGGCGGCCCACCGGCCTCGGGGTGATGGGGCTCGCCGACGTCTTCTTCCAGCTGCGGCTGGACTTCGACGCGCCGGAGGCGCTCGCGCTGTCCACCCGGATCGCGGAGGAGATCGCGCTGTCGGCGTACGAGACGAGCGCGGAACTGGCCGCGACGCTCGGCCGGCACGAGACCTACGACCAGACACGGGCGGCGCAGGGCGTACTGCACGTCGACCACTTCCCCGACGCCGCGATCACCCAGGCCGCCCGGTGGGCCGCGCTGCGTACGCGGGTGGCCGAGGTCGGGCTGCGCAACTCGCTGCTGATCGCGATCGCGCCGACCGCCACGATCGCCTCGATCGCGGGCGCGGCCGAGTGCATCGAGCCGGTCGTCTCCAACCTCTTCAAGCGCGAGACGCTCTCCGGCGAGTTCCTCCAGGTCAATCGGCACCTGATCCAGGAACTCAAGGAGCACGGGCTGTGGACGGACACGCTCCGCGAGAAGATCGTCGCGACCGAGGGCTCGATCGCCGGGATCGACGAGATCCCGGCCGAGATCCGGTCCCGCTTCCGCACGGCGTGGGAGCTGCCGCAGCGGGCGCTGATCGACCTGGCCGCCGCGCGTACGCCGTTCATCGACCAGTCGCAGTCGCTGAACCTGTTCATGGCCGCGCCCAACATCGGCAAGCTCTCCTCGATGTACGCGTACGCCTGGCGCAAGGGTCTGAAGACCACCTATTACCTGCGCTCCCGGCCGGCGACCGCGATCGCCAAGACGACCCTGGCCGCCCAGCCCGGGTCGATCCGCCCGGTGTCGGCGCAGCCCGCACCGCAGCCGCGCGCGGCGATGTCCCTGATCAACCTGAACCTGGAGAACCCGGAAGTCTGCGAGGCCTGCCAGTGACGACCACCGCCCAGAAGATGCTGCTCGACCCGGGTCTCGACCTGACCCTGCGGCCGATGCGGTACCCGGACTTCTACGAGCGGTACCGGGCGGCCATCCGCAACACCTGG
This genomic interval carries:
- a CDS encoding ribonucleoside-diphosphate reductase subunit alpha, with the protein product MSTATLGIAPHELGETRHALFGEVEAAAAGLAEVEPNRVAEPVVAGVWPGATQADLRLRAIETAAALVAQEPAYSRLAARLLARHIREEVAGQGVHRFSESVETGHRLGLIADDVAEFVAAHAGELDALVDDGADDRFEYFGLRTVYDRYVYRHPTNRQVIETAQHFLLRVACGLMGPVGAAGTIGRAVAGGVTGVAELYRLMSRLAYLPSSPTLFNAGARRPQLSSCFLLDSPKDELDSIYERYTQAARLSKYAGGIGISWSRIRSRGSLIRGTNGLSNGIVPWLRTFDSSVAAVNQGGRRKGAACVYLEPWHADVEDFLQLRDSTGDENRRTHNLHLANWIPDEFMRRVEADQPWSLFDPKVVPHLVDLWGGDFDVAYRKAEAEGLATKQVSARELYGRMMRTLAQTGNGWMTFKDQANRTSNQTAVPENVVHLSNLCTEILEVTSDGETAVCNLGSLNLAAHVRFDEAGGEFDFAALSESVRIAVTVLDRTIDLSYYPTAEAAKANLRWRPTGLGVMGLADVFFQLRLDFDAPEALALSTRIAEEIALSAYETSAELAATLGRHETYDQTRAAQGVLHVDHFPDAAITQAARWAALRTRVAEVGLRNSLLIAIAPTATIASIAGAAECIEPVVSNLFKRETLSGEFLQVNRHLIQELKEHGLWTDTLREKIVATEGSIAGIDEIPAEIRSRFRTAWELPQRALIDLAAARTPFIDQSQSLNLFMAAPNIGKLSSMYAYAWRKGLKTTYYLRSRPATAIAKTTLAAQPGSIRPVSAQPAPQPRAAMSLINLNLENPEVCEACQ